The Dokdonia sp. 4H-3-7-5 genomic interval ACCGTATAACTAAGAAGTAAACACTAAACTAAACACTTATGATTATTTCAAGAGTTACAAAGAATACCCTACTTATTGCAATGACCGCTGGAGCACTTACCTCTTGCGTTTCTAAAAAGAAATACACTCAACTTCAATCTGAGTATGACACTACAAAAGTTACTTTGACTAAAACTAAAGTAGAAAAAGAGGAAATAGAAGCAAAATATGCAGCTATAGAGCAACGTGTAGATGATTACAATACTAAAATCAATTCTCTACGTGACACTAACGTAGATTTGCAAGCTTCTAACGATGCTAAATTTGAAATTACTACGAATGGTACTGTAATGTCAGAAAACACAAAGCAGAAGTTAAGAGCAGCACTCGCAAATGTAGATCCTAGTGAACTAGCACAAGCACAAACTCTAGAGGACTCTATGAATCTTGCAGTTTCTCATAAACTTAAACGTAACCTTAATAAAGATATTTACGGCGCCAATGCACTTGATGATATTAACATTGACATAGATGATACTGTAGTACAGATTTCTATTTCAGATAAAATGCTATTCCGCTCTGGGAGTTATAGAGTAAGCAAGGAAGCAGATGCTCTTTTGAGACGTATTGCTGCCGTTGTAAATTCCGAACCAGCTGTAGAAGTAATGGTAGAAGGTCACACAGATAGCCGTACTGTAAAGAAAGGTTCATACCTCAAAGACAACTGGGATTTAAGTGTACAGCGCGCTACAGCAATCGTACGTGAGCTGCAAACTAAGCACAATGTAGATCCATCAAAACTAATTGCTTCTGGACGTAGTAGCTATGTTCCTTTAGTAGAAAATGATAGTAAAGAGAATATGTCAAGAAATAGAAGAACGAGAATTTTAATTCTTCCTAACCTTGATAAATTTCTAGCACTAATGGCTTCAAATGAATAAGAGCTATATTCCTTTACAGTTAGCAAACTAAAAAATCCCCCGCCATAACTGGCGAGGGATTTTTTACATTTTAAACTAGATTATTTAACCGAATGCTAGTTGATAGCTGGACAGTTACAATCATAAGGCTCTTTATTTTTACCAAGGTTGATACCAAGTGTGATCTGATGAAAACCACCATTAGTAAGCACTACTGAGTTACTTTGATATGAATATGTATAGCCTAACATAAAACGATCATACATACCTCCTACAAAAGGTGTTACATATTGAAGTTTTTGAGTATCTACAGATTCACCATTAGTAGTAAATTCTGCTCCGTCAAAACTTCTTCTATAAGAAAGTCCTCCCCATAATCTACCCCAGTCTGTTTTATAATATGCCTTACCGTTTACATCTAAAGTAGCTTCTCCTGTACTATCTGTTGCCTGAAACATCACTGATGGTTCAAAACTCCATTCAGAATAATTAGGAGAAATCGTATATGCCATAGATAGTAGATAACGACGTTGGTTATTTGGCTCAAAATCCTCACTAAAGATATCACGCTTCACAGGGATTGCATTCTTAACGGTAAAGTGCGTTGAGAAATTTAAAAAATTGTAAGACATTCCAAAGTCTATATTCAAGTAAGAATCACTCTGCTCTATACCAGCTATAATAGGATCAAAATCTGTAAGATCAAAGCTAGTTTCATCAAGCTTACCTTGAATAATTCCTGCACTTATCCCAAAAGAAAGCTGATTTAAATCTACATAGTTACGTCCTAACATTAAGTGATATGCAAACGTAGCATTCACCCCTTGTTGAGAAAAATAGCCATTACTATCATTAAATAGAACACCGCCTACCCCTATATTATCTCCTACTCGACCATTTAAACTTACTGTTTGAAGTGCTGGAGCGTCATCTACACCTGCCCATTGTGATCTAGCGGTCCCTCTTAACTTAGTAGTTTGAGAAGCTCCAGCCATTGATGGATGAAGTAAATATAAATTATCTTGTAAATAATCAAGATATACTGGAATACCTTCTTGCGCCATCGCAAACTGTGCAAAAAACAATGCTATTAGAAAGTAGGATTTCTTTAAACTCATGGACTTTTCTTTTTCTATACGGCTACAAATCGAAGGAATAATGCCTCGTACGACTGTATACTTTTAACTTGAGTAAAATCTATAAAAGACAATACTTCCATAGCTCTCAAATATAGGACTTTTTACAATACCTCACGCCATATAACTCCCCAACTACGACACACATACCCTCAAAAATGGCTATTATTTATTAGTGAATGAACTATATCATGAAGTACACAAAGCATAAAT includes:
- a CDS encoding flagellar motor protein MotB; amino-acid sequence: MIISRVTKNTLLIAMTAGALTSCVSKKKYTQLQSEYDTTKVTLTKTKVEKEEIEAKYAAIEQRVDDYNTKINSLRDTNVDLQASNDAKFEITTNGTVMSENTKQKLRAALANVDPSELAQAQTLEDSMNLAVSHKLKRNLNKDIYGANALDDINIDIDDTVVQISISDKMLFRSGSYRVSKEADALLRRIAAVVNSEPAVEVMVEGHTDSRTVKKGSYLKDNWDLSVQRATAIVRELQTKHNVDPSKLIASGRSSYVPLVENDSKENMSRNRRTRILILPNLDKFLALMASNE
- a CDS encoding type IX secretion system membrane protein PorP/SprF, producing the protein MSLKKSYFLIALFFAQFAMAQEGIPVYLDYLQDNLYLLHPSMAGASQTTKLRGTARSQWAGVDDAPALQTVSLNGRVGDNIGVGGVLFNDSNGYFSQQGVNATFAYHLMLGRNYVDLNQLSFGISAGIIQGKLDETSFDLTDFDPIIAGIEQSDSYLNIDFGMSYNFLNFSTHFTVKNAIPVKRDIFSEDFEPNNQRRYLLSMAYTISPNYSEWSFEPSVMFQATDSTGEATLDVNGKAYYKTDWGRLWGGLSYRRSFDGAEFTTNGESVDTQKLQYVTPFVGGMYDRFMLGYTYSYQSNSVVLTNGGFHQITLGINLGKNKEPYDCNCPAIN